The genomic window ttttatgtaaagtactatgaattatttagaaccctcttgtgtacctcactctccctagttcaaatcatgaaattattttcacaaattccgctgattatttaaaaccatttaacaaataataataataatttcatagatttgtactctgaaaccaattgtgtttttatttgtttctaataaaatattagataatattctggaacttttggtatattttatgaaattttttgagacctgaaactatttttcgttaattaaatgagataaaacggtaattaaaaactattgtttgcttctaaaaccatttagctggaagaatggtttcagagagttatactgtgaaaccattctagcagtaaaatggtttcagaagcaaacaattaaaaatcaactcccctgaaaccattctatcagtgaaatggtttcaaagtacaacgctctgaaaccattgtaccagctaaatggtttcagaatggtttcagaagcaaacaattaagaaattactcactgaaaccattctaccagtaaaatggtttcagagagttatactgtgaaaccattctaccagctaaatggtttcacagtattatataaagataattaaaggtagtgaaaaattgagttttttttttttgtgtccaaatcaaacgaaccaagtctctatttgtagacaaaaaaaaattatgaattttggtataaaaataaaaaaataaaaaattaatttacaacgaaataattgagtttaaagtattaaatgaaaaaaaaaacacgccaaccacccagcagttgacacgtgtcctgcttttttaaaatgaaattttctctctccaggcgcagatctagtgtggtgcacgcgctggcttatcacggagatggatgatctggactgtctgattgatccgacagccatgatgagatcatctcttggccgtctgatggaaatcaacggtctgtaacggtggtcctgcggtaggcgcgcgacactggaacagcgccaatatgttttttttttttttttttaaaaaaaagaaagggtatttttgtccaactcaaaaggtgcaccttgctaatttagacccaactgggtctaaattagcagcccccatataaaatatataaatttaatcaTGAGATGGAACTACTAGGCTTatctaaatataaatttagaaCTATAGAAAACAGCCTACGCTTACAAAGAGgatttttagtaaataataGGTGCTCGTGCATAGCATATGTATTAAACTACTAGTCATCGGCAGTGTTTAAATATGAAGATTGAAGAGATTGTTAAGAGAACAAGAGCTTACAGTCATCCACCTACACCTCAAAGCAACATCACGAACAGTTTTATCACGCAATGAAGCAGCAATTTTGACATACCTCATGATACTCGGCTCATCAGCGTATCTAGCCATGAAGGaggagaaaaaaagaaagaaaacaagggTTATGCAATGGAAAACTATAAAAAGTAGAAGAGCATATCAGCAAGAGCATATGAACAACTGTGACAAAAAGCTTAGCGTAGCCAATCTGAACCAAGCAGTTCTAGTTGAATATAAAAACTTAAGACCAAAACTTAAGACCAACCAAATGTCAAAGTGTGGTCAATAATGCGCAATAGCAGACCTATAGCGGAGCGACCTGTGGCCGCTACAGGACATGCTCTAGGTAGTTTAGTGTAGCAGCCATAGCAGCCACTATAGCGTCCATATAGAGGATGTTGCGTCTGCTATAGCACCACACCTCAAAATGActtaaaaaatttctaaaaagcCCTTAAAATTTAAAGGTTAAGGCTTTTTGCTTGGAATATTGTAGGTCTTTTGCAATTAAAAACGTCAATTGTTGAGTTTATATGTCTACGTATATATTATACAAACAAtataaaagtttcaaaataCCAACGCGGACCGGACACTAATTCTCCTATCCAGGATTGATAACACATTGTCAAAAAAGAATGGATAATAAGAGAAGGGTTTGCAGCATTTCATGTTAGAATTAAGAAGGTAATATTGCATTTGGAAATGGAAAAGAATGTTATAAACAGAAAAGCATGCATATTGTTCCATAAACAAAGATGGAGGGCAAACAACAGGAAAATACACAACAATAGTTTTTTCCCTAATTAGACTTTTAAAGTCTGATAATCTAACATTCAAACATTTCCCAATTAAATGACTCGGAGTCATCATTCGTCAACACTGTTAAATTGTTGTATTTGAAGCATTCTCTATATTAAGGCTCGAGTATGAGAAAGCAAAACAAAATGGAGAATACTACTACATAGCGGGTATCTACTATtgtatttttgaataaaaaaaaaaaaaattagaagacATAAACCACACAAGGATAAAGTATCCTGAAGAAGCTGAAAAATACAAAACAAGTAACATAAAAACAGGGATGCATAATCTCTTGGTGTGACGTTGAAGCTCAAAGCCTTGAAATAGTTAACACCAGAAAGATGCAAAAACAAAACTACAAGTGCCTACAGTTATGAAAAAAATGTCTTCTTGGTCCTAAAGCTGCTAAGATATATGAATTTTGACTATATTCACAActtctattttgttttgaagGACTGTTAAGGATATGAATTAAGGTTATGTTCACAGCTTCTATTTTCTGCATTCTTGAGTTGTTTCACATTCCTAGTTGCATCTAGAGTTTCTTTTATACATAATTTTGTGTCATCCTCTAAGCCAAACATTTCCTCCTTTctctttttgtcaaaaaattaaaataaattactaaCGAATAATACCATCTTGCTTAAATATATCGGTGGTGAAGTCATAAAtacacagtttttttttttttggtattaaccctctgtcgcgaggtaagtaaagtctggccaaaaaTTGTTCTCACCAGGAGTCGAATTTGGGTTCTCCCGAATGATTCGCCCTAGGAGGAGCtgattaaccacttgagcccaatggCTTGGTTCATAAAAACAGTTTTACTATTTACTGAAACTGTAATTAGGTAACATTATGGCCATGGTTGTGGCTGTTGTAGTTGTAGTTAAGTGACGAGAAAAAAACATGTGAAATATATGATCAAGTGTTAGGATAGTGATTAATTGAAAGGAATTACTTGTATTATTCACAAAGAAATGGTTGAGCACCAGCCATTGGGGCAAGAACTAAACCAGAGTACAAAATGAGAACATACTCTCTGAGGCATTCGATATGCATTTTCTCTCCCACACTATGTGACGTACAACAAAACAGTATTCTCACTAGTAACGGACTCATATTTCTCAAAATTCAGGTATGGTGGTGGCTAAAATCAAAGTGTAAGGGGTTTGATTATGATTTGTACCAATGGTGGAACAACCCCTTAGAATGTCTTGGTTATGGTGGTCGGTGATCAAGGGTTGGGACTTGGGAGAgtattttgttaaaattgtcTGATTGGGTTGGTTTGTATTTCGGCTCGTGGTTTATCCACATGACTTTTGTGTAACTCTTGTCCCTTGTCTTTTCTTCGCACAACTTATGCTAGATTAGATACTTCAATAAATTTATAGCATTTTcagataataaaaaaataagactcCTATTTATCCTTTCCTTCTGTAACTAACTTCATCTCTTCTAACTAACTCTTGTTGGTACTTTACTAACAGCTATTACAATAACTCATTCCCTATAATTCCTTTTATCTTGTTGGTACCTTACTAACAGCTATTACGATTACTCATTCCCATTAAGTCCTTTTATTTTGTCTAACATACACTCTTTTAACTAATGCACGACAAAAACCAAGCTAATGTCAAAATGTTTTTATGAAAAAGCTTAAGTACTATACTGAAACCAAGTTACTATGCAGCAGTAATGTGATACAAATATGCCAAATTtgataacaacaacaacaaccaaagaTAACAACAACACAACACCGACATTCAATTAttccattttctcaaatcaTTACCAGTGTCGTGTCAGGTATATGTGCTTCTTAGGTTAAAACCAATGATAACAACGACCAAtgataacaataacaatagcCAAAGATAAGAACGACAaatgtggttacattcaattgttccattttttcaaattattaccaGTGTCAGTATCATGTCATGTGTCTGTGCTTCTTAGGTTAAAACCAATAACAACGAAAACAACCAAAGATAAAACTACTTACTTGAGAAGCCCTTCCTCCAATTTATACTGTTCATCAACAGACCACTCAGCAGCCAAACCAGCGTCATGCTTCAATCCAGGAACAGAATCAACAAGAAGAGAACAGCCAGATGCATTCCCTTGTTGACTTATAACATGAGAATTACTATTAACAATGCTCGAATTCCCCGAATACATCATACCAGAAGTATCATTATTCAACCCAAAATAATTTCCCATTGGAACCATCTCAGGCAAGCTACTAACAGCACCAGATTGAAATGATATTGCATGCCAATTCAAAGATGAATTCATATCACCATAGTGAAAACCAGTATTTGATTCTGCTGCCATAACTTTTTCACTATTTGTAtctatattaattaatcaatctTCAACTAAATCACCACCAAGAAGAAAAATAACTTCACTTCATTTTTCCAACAAAGTCTACACCAATTCACTTATAGCATCCATGAAATACCCAAAACCAATCAAATTCCTTGAAGAGAAAGAAAACCCAGATGGAATTAGATCCTAAATATACAAAAGAAGACACTATAACAATAAAAATGGAATCTTGCTTAATTCAACTACAATACACAAACCCTTAGAAACATAACAGATTCagcaaagaaaacaaaaacccatgataaaaaaacaaactttagcTCAAAATTGATGAGAGCAAGTTACAAAAACAATTGCTAAAACTCAAAAACAGAAAACCCAAATGAAAttttgacttaaaaaaaaaaaaaagaaaatagaacccttttgattttttggtaAGAAATTTTGTGTGTGAGGAATAATTGGTGACGGTTGTACCTTTTGTTTGtgaatgttgttgttgttgtgagtGCAGTGGCAGTGCCACTACCCATTTGGCATTTGATACTTTTTACTTTTCTGGATTAATAATAAGTTTGAAAAGAAGCTTTCTTTTTCTCTCCCTACATTCACTTGGGAGAGAGAAGAAAGAGATGGATTTGAGGTTCAACCAATAGGGATGCACAAAAAAGCAACAAAAAGGTATTTcagtattttttataaacttcCACACATATAATTAAAGAGTCGGAGTTCGAACACTAATCATAACGTATGACTTAGCAATTTCGAgttatgatttattttaattcatttccCTCTATTTTGTCgacaattttaaataaaacataGCATTATAAGAGTTGTcttgttcaatttttcatttttgtagtGTATTAAACTTACATTTATATTCTCTagcaaacaaaatatatttccCAAATTTTGGTCTATTCAAGTATTTTCGAACTTTTCCTTTTTTAGTTAAGTAGGTTAGTGGATAGaaattcacttttaaggtggataagtgggatgatcaaAATTCGAACTTTGActccctacatatataatgcaatgttcctgccaactgagttaagttcacgGGACTTATTTTCGAactatttaatattagtatttcaaatatatcttttatttaattaaaaaatatttaatccaGATAGTTGACTTATCTCAAATACTccacttatttaaaaaaaaaaatacagatagTTGACTTAGTTTTCTCATCAAATAACAAGAATATTTTAATAAGTTTAACTATGTTTCATATAAAATCTAGAAAATAAATACACTCaactaattttcttaatttcttaatGACCGAAAGAATTCTTATAATAGTGATAGAAGGAAGTATGTTATACTAGGTCTGCTTGTTGTGCTAAAAAATTGAAGACCAAACTGaacaaatttttgtattttatttgatttaaaaattggTCTTCGAACtagatataaacaaaaaatttgtcTTTAACTAAATTACGAGATAACATTTTGTTCAAAAACCATAttatcaaaaataataaaataatctttttattttctaatataaaaatgttaacTTTTTATCTCTCTTCGTCATAGCTCTGTCTAATCTTATACTCCAtctagtccttaatataagtaaaagtttattttttagatacattaaaaaattaatgtatctggtctataatattatttgtttccTATTTTGTATACTATTTATTGTTTTGTGAATCAAAGCGTACACATTAGATCATGCTaactttgtaacaaaaaaaagatcATGCTAACTTAAAAAACATTGTTtataaaacttataaaaaaaatgtcatgaaAACACAAGTCAAATATTTgtcaaataataaatttattattttctataaaaaaaattacttaatatTCTAATGCACTTTTTTTCTGTCAAGTAAATTAGTGattagaaaattcaccttaaaagtgaataaatagaGTGTACATATTTCAAACCGTGACTTCTGCATAATAatccctccatcccaaaatataagtaaaaactaGTCAACAAAAGTTTatgtatttgatttaaaatttagtccagatatATTAACTTTTGTTAACTCATTTTTACtgatattttgggacgaaggaaGTATATGCGATGTTTCTGCCAACGGGTAGTCATAACAGTTGTTGAAAATTTATTGGGTGAATGAATGGCTGTTGTGGATCTTGGAATTTAGTAACAGTGGGAGTGCGAATACCGATACCAATAATAAccatttcatattttattcatttgttAATCATTGTGGCCACCCTCTAACTAGTTCGGTTGgcaatatatactttttttatttataaatccTTTTTGTATGATCACTTCCTCAACCTTTAGATTATCctccttccgtcccaaaatataagaattattttgattaaatgatactattcatttattttgctttgattatatttttttaataatacatagatataaatattagcatatacgattttgtttgatttgttttgatgtgtatttttaaaatataaagtttttataatgtttactaatagataattaaagaaattagtgatcaaaattttgCGTTAGCCTATGTGCActagctcttatattttgggacggatggagtaatagtaattagaaaagaaatttaaattaattgaaaaatattaatgtatttagtctatattataaataaaatatattaattttttaaagaatttaaagaaaagaaaaaaattaggcaaaattacactgcaggtcctttatcttatttttttgtaatactttggtcctttatcttttttttgtaacactttggtcctttatcttttttttgtaacactatggtcctttattattttttatttgtaacatttaggtcctttcttttttataaataaataagataaggaccaaagtgttacaaaaaaaagaactaaagtgttacaaataaaaaagataaaggaccaaaatgttaaaaaaaatatataaaggactaaaatgttacaaaaaaataaaataaaggatctgcagtgtaattttgccaaaaaattatattaaggaTTAAGGCGGCAAAATTGATTGATATATTTAGTTTACAAAATGGATAGATATATCAGTGATTCATAAGTTTAAAATATAagatttttctatattaagtATTAGAAAAAAGTAATACAAAATGCatacacttttatttttattatttctttctcAACTTCAATCAACTACTCTTGACAGCTACTGTGGCAACTGTTCCCTGAATCAGATTAGGTGGTCCAATTAGCCGGATACTgctggtgaaaacaaaaaataacacacTATAGCATGTCATGTCAGACTTTCTAAAGGTCAAACTAAGGCCTAAAAAATAAGCTTGTGACAGGCCACAGATCAGACTCAGACTTTCAAATTTTGACAAGCTAAACTCAGACTTAGCAAAACCTAGCTTGACCTATCTTATTCTCAACCGTGTTTAAGCACTCTAATAACTTTGAGCATTTGGAATAAGCATAACTACACTTTGGAATTGAATGGTATAATGGTGACAATCGATAGTTTTAGTATTGTGCAAATAAGATGTTGTACCTTGAAATCAAACCCACTCTCTACATGAGATTAATTCTATGAATGGTGTGTCAACAACATTATATTATAGACTGTATATATATACTTCGGTAATTTTTGGCATTTGGTATATTGCACATTATAGGAGGATTGGATATaggtgtttttattttgttttgcttgttttaagtAGAATATTATATGTACTTCTCCTACGCCTTAGGATAGAGTATCTCTTATGCATTTTctgcttattttatatatgatacATCTTTTGTGtggtaaaaagagaaaaaaccaGGTTACGTTTTTTCCCATCCACTCATTGGTGTGACGGTGTCCCTCCTCTTCATGGTCACTTCAAGTGCAATGTGTGTCTTGGCTAGGACAAAGTGTTGTTGTATGACAAGCGTGTGTGTGGTCTTTCAAATAGATTTGAGTATGGTTCTATAATTAAGTTTGCTTTTTAGAACAACTTTCATTATGATTAAAGAATGATGTTGTTAACGAGTGTCCCGGTGTACTTTTTCagtatttaatttaaagaaattattattCTAAAAAGTGAAACATTTCAATTTCCAAGACGTTGATGACGtcacatattttcataaaaactttttatttaagatgcttaaagaTTGCATCTGggacactcgttagcattttTCATTAAAGAAAGATATAACCTAATTATGTGtgtatagtaaaaaaaataatcaatagtTACAAATTTGAAAGGGGtcttataaaaaagaacaaataaaatttaagaagattttatatttagataCAGAGGTAGTAGTTTGTTACGGAATgagtagtttaattttttttattgacaaatatattaaatataaatataaaatcgaaaaaaaatacaagagaaaATTCACATGTTAATTAGTTTTTATGTCTCCTAATTTATCAATATGTAATTGTCGCACCACTGctttttattttgcaatttgtattcctttttttaaaaattaaacaaacttgGTCTCATTGTCCAATAATTAACAGACATGTTGAGTTGGAAATGAGGAGAGGTGACGTGGTGCTGTGAAACATGGAtacaaacattttatttttttttttaattatttcaaaagTGGATTTGGTTgctttaaaaaagaaaatgctaAATGCAGCTAATCAAATTTCATGGAAAAATTGTGAATGATTGCACGCCTTGTATATATAATATCTGGTGATTGTGTCTGTATCTTCAATTAGTAACGACGTCGATTTTtaattggtttggtttggttggaTCTTGTATTCGAATCATAGAAGTCAACTTTTtgttatttggattggtttggatcgTCGGTTCGTTTTCTAATCCGTTTATACTCCTAGACATATGTTGTATAAACATTGAGTGGATGTGGattgtttattatttaagaAATGAAATAATTGTGCATGGTATCGACTATCAGGGATTCATATATGAATTTCTCGAGATATGTCTCTCATGATATATATAAACCCTACTCCTCCAAAAATTGTACCCcaacttttgtcaaaaatattgTTCCCTAATTGAGTCGCACACGAATAAATTGTACCCCCAAACTGCAAAGAGGAAGGTTGAAATCAAAAGCATAATTGAAAGTTTTGATACTTGAACCTTGAAAAAGcatctatatatatacactTTAATGCATTTGCCACTATTGCTCATTATAaataggggtgtacgtgggtcGGATTGGGTTAGGTTTCGCCAAAACCAAAAtccaaaccacatatggtactcttggttgggtttagtaaaataaccacccgttataacattgggccgggttgggtaaattcactaatttccgggttggattgggttgggttgtaggttacccaaattatttttctatttttttttatattaaatatctaaatgttgaatcatcatattttttcataaaaaataactcaatcaatgtattttcttgaaaaatagggaaactttttttcactataaaaaataatcacccatttttttgtgtgtaaatctactaattttcgggttggatagcgtgttattcaaatgatttttttgctttttttaatatcaaatgactaaaccatgaatcactatatttgtttatgaaaattattcaatttttaaaaatttaaaaaaaaataatgcgaaaaattatcatatttgttcataaaaattattcaatcttttttattttcctaaaaaatagtataactcattttcaatataaaaatatttaataatcaaatgaaaaaatctttagtattttcataaaaaaagtttcaaaaaacatagcactagtgggttagtgggttttttgggttggatccggttttacccgaaacccgacttttttaatgggtttttcatttttgaaatccatattcaCCCACTtacccgacccaacccacttttttggatTGGATTgagtgggtttgaccgggtcgaccgaATTTGTCCAACTCATGTACACCCCTAATTATAAAGATCCTTtcatcaaagaaagaaaaaagaagtttGGTCTTGTTGTGCAATACAGTTGTCATAAAGGAATCCGACTAAATACCTACATATGAATTTAGTTCCTTTAAGTGATTTTGTAGCTTATGATATATAATAGTTATGAACATTTGATTAATGAATAATataatatggaaaatgctaaacagtgcctccggggcactggttaagcatattaaaatagaaattttgtctcgaaatGTGTGCATTCAgtgcctcaaaagtacaaaaagttgtcttttcaatataaattttattttttatttcctttttagatatacttaacaagtgccccgggggcactgtttagcatgacccatataaTATTTCCATTTCAAATTCGGTTGTTCATCTTACCTTGATGAGAATCGAACTAGTCTAGTGGTGTCTTTCTTCGGTTCCGATGAGTGGAGAAGAGTTTTATACCTCCAGGTGTTTTGATGCTCAAGTTAGTAAAAGTGTGAAGTAAATGTTTTAAGAGATAGTAGAATGTATATGTGTCTTCTGCATGAGAAGGCTTATATAGTATACGGCGCGGAGTCAAGACATTAATGAAAGGATGGATTCGACGTCTTCATCATTAATGACTGTCGGAAAACGGTTGAAGAGTCATGATTGAcaataaatgtcaatcattccGGTGTCGCCCGTTACAGAAGGCAAGACTTCCTTGATCGTTGAGCAGGTTGAGGCGCCTTTTGGGCCTCAACGGGATTTAGGTTAATTAAGAAGTCAAGAGTCATGTTTTATAAAGAATTTAGATAGAATTAATTTGATGGGTCATTGTCTTATTTACTAGGATAGACCAATAAATAGATTGGTGAATGTAATGAAATCAAGAAaatgaatgaagaagttgaTTTTATTCATAATAGCTTAGAATTTAGTGTATAAAAAAAAGTGTACTTCTTCCACTTCACAATAAGTATCTTGATATTTTAAAAGGACACTTAATTTGAAGAGAGAAAAATTCAAATGAATCTTTATTGTGAAATAGAATGAATAattttaactcttttttttgttgtcaaaattttcttttttactctCTTTTAAAATATTCCCTCCTCTATTATTGAACACCTAAAAGATGGACGTGGACCATTACAAAGTTGATGATGATCAAAGGTAATTTTCTATTCCATTTTTAGGTCATGTTGGATTCACACTAGTCATTCTTTTGGAACTAGCTCACTTTTTTGTAGTGAAAAAGTTGGAATGTGCTATGTGGTGTTTGCGTGGATGAGCTCATCAGTTTTTATTATACTAGAGGAAATGTTATGTCAGAGTTGTTCTTCATCTTACTAATTTGAAGACTTTTCAAATGTGTATTTGTGATTTTTAAGAGTATTTAATTATAGGTAAATAGGAGTGGCAATCTCATCCACCAATTCATTATTCATCCAATTTATCTACTACCATTTAGTAAATCTTATTTGGGTGGTGTAGAAAGAATATTTGGggtttaatgaaaaaaattgtttggacCTAGTTACAAAACTATTTTTGGGctgattataaaccaattatttatttgcttcacaaaaaaaaaattcataaaataatgAATTAGTGGATTATTTTGTTCCATCTATTATCTTATATCCAAGTTAAAGGCCTTGTAtttatttcacatttaaattattattctttattagaagtttttttaataaagtattTGAAGGGTACGTAACACACTCCTTAACAGATATTATTTCACCCTTAGTTCAGCGACTTtgaatttatattacatcaatGTACTCTATTAATTTGAATGAACAGATATGtttattttgagtaaaaaaaacctTCATTAAACAATGGAATTATGGTTAATCATCTACAAAATCGAtggagctgaaaaagaaaaacataaacaagTGCTAGATCAGACTGCAACCACAACTGGATTTAGAACATGCTCAGCATCATCATCAGCATTATTTTCTCCCATACAACAATAATAAGCATATAGTATGAGCTGAACAAGTCCAGATATTGCTCCAATACTTGTGCTAATCTGCAAAAGTATACAAAGATACATCCATTAA from Trifolium pratense cultivar HEN17-A07 linkage group LG1, ARS_RC_1.1, whole genome shotgun sequence includes these protein-coding regions:
- the LOC123912470 gene encoding uncharacterized protein LOC123912470 isoform X3, which encodes MAAESNTGFHYGDMNSSLNWHAISFQSGAVSSLPEMVPMGNYFGLNNDTSGMMYSGNSSIVNSNSHVISQQGNASGCSLLVDSVPGLKHDAGLAAEWSVDEQYKLEEGLLKARYADEPSIMRYVKIAASLRDKTVRDVALRCRWMTRKRRKSEDHMLKKANNRKDKPVESSPKQYLQPVVTTYSCIPHHMDRSQRIVYDDGVCGPMKRLLEQNAQAFSQINSNLSTFKLQDNIDLLCQTRRNISTILDDMREMPGIMSQMLPLPVSIDEDLACSILPNKTQLGNF
- the LOC123912470 gene encoding uncharacterized protein LOC123912470 isoform X4 yields the protein MAAESNTGFHYGDMNSSLNWHAISFQSGAVSSLPEMVPMGNYFGLNNDTSGMMYSGNSSIVNSNSHVISQQGNASGCSLLVDSVPGLKHDAGLAAEWSVDEQYKLEEGLLKYADEPSIMRYVKIAASLRDKTVRDVALRCRWMTRKRRKSEDHMLKKANNRKDKPVESSPKQYLQPVVTTYSCIPHHMDRSQRIVYDDGVCGPMKRLLEQNAQAFSQINSNLSTFKLQDNIDLLCQTRRNISTILDDMREMPGIMSQMLPLPVSIDEDLACSILPNKTQLGNF